The Shewanella sp. NFH-SH190041 genome has a window encoding:
- a CDS encoding WD40/YVTN/BNR-like repeat-containing protein gives MRTILAVGISLLVALAGIYAFSPRHSAPLAPNRIPVDNMNITSLAESSQGLVAGGELGHILLSQDQGQSWQPAKIDKQRYALITDIHFSDAERGLAIGHEGWLLTTQDGGRHWQEVSFGSQGSTPLLALAQISPGHWLATGAFGMTKHSNDNGQQWQDLTPPGQTDWHLNAVIPSADRQRWLIAGEAGTLFRSDDSATSWLEIAPFYDGSFYGGLHLGGSQWLIYGMRGNIFRSQDDGLSWQKLDFHIPVSLFTHQQLADGSLLLAGQGGFVLQSHDNGDSFTIVRRGGRLAVTDMLVNPDGTLLLASDRGLLQATLPSSATRAQTATKITTTPATSMANATTE, from the coding sequence ATGCGCACTATACTGGCTGTCGGAATTTCACTGCTTGTGGCATTGGCCGGCATATATGCTTTTTCGCCCCGCCACAGCGCGCCGCTGGCACCTAACCGAATTCCTGTCGATAACATGAATATCACCAGCTTGGCAGAAAGTAGCCAAGGGCTGGTTGCCGGCGGAGAGCTGGGCCATATTCTGCTATCGCAAGATCAAGGGCAAAGTTGGCAACCGGCGAAAATAGATAAACAGCGCTATGCCTTAATCACGGATATTCACTTTAGCGATGCCGAGCGCGGACTGGCTATCGGCCATGAAGGTTGGCTCCTAACCACTCAAGATGGCGGCCGGCACTGGCAAGAGGTCAGTTTTGGCAGTCAAGGCAGTACCCCTCTGCTGGCGTTGGCACAAATCTCTCCCGGTCACTGGCTGGCGACCGGCGCATTTGGGATGACGAAACACTCCAATGACAATGGCCAACAATGGCAAGATCTCACCCCACCGGGCCAAACTGACTGGCACCTTAATGCGGTGATCCCCTCAGCTGATCGGCAGCGTTGGCTGATTGCCGGTGAAGCCGGCACCCTGTTTCGCTCCGATGACAGTGCCACCAGCTGGCTGGAAATCGCCCCTTTTTATGACGGCTCATTTTATGGCGGGCTGCATCTAGGCGGCAGCCAATGGTTGATCTATGGGATGCGCGGCAATATTTTCCGCAGCCAGGATGATGGATTGAGCTGGCAGAAACTGGATTTTCATATTCCGGTATCGCTCTTTACCCACCAGCAACTGGCTGATGGCAGTTTGCTGCTGGCCGGACAAGGGGGATTTGTGCTGCAAAGTCATGACAATGGCGACAGTTTTACCATAGTACGCCGCGGGGGACGACTGGCAGTGACAGATATGCTGGTGAACCCGGATGGCACCTTGCTGCTAGCCAGTGATCGCGGCCTATTACAGGCCACACTGCCAAGCTCAGCAACCAGGGCGCAAACCGCCACAAAGATAACAACAACACCAGCAACCTCAATGGCCAATGCCACCACTGAATAA
- a CDS encoding acyl-CoA dehydrogenase family protein: MAIQLDNVALSATEDYLTEEALGLIAAAQALIPALKARAEQTERDGRVPDISVQEIAAAGLFRVLQPKRWGGYELDPRVFYRIQMTLARGCMSTAWIYGVIGVHNWQLPLFPEQAQQDVWSDDNATLIASTYMPVGRAEKVDGGYRFSGRWGFSSGCEHCQWVFLGGMLPKEADGDELEHVTFLLPKSDFTIEHNWDVHGLRGTGSHDIVVNNAFVPEHRTQRTNNHSDIGCPGRATNPGWLYRIPFTQVFQRAVSSACIGALDGAIDAFRERAGAHVGKHGSKTAEDVNAQMAVTEAMMAADQLKLVLIRNYARIVDSIRNNDPMTVEERLLQRAQSAQVPKVCAQRMDDLLRACAASGLYRGNPIERIFRDINQARGHIANNTDAYLRAHGAVMLGLPNMDPFV, translated from the coding sequence ATGGCAATACAGTTGGATAATGTCGCCCTGTCGGCAACAGAAGATTACCTGACCGAAGAGGCGCTGGGGCTGATCGCTGCCGCTCAGGCCTTGATCCCAGCGTTGAAAGCCCGGGCGGAACAGACTGAGCGTGATGGTCGCGTACCTGATATCTCGGTACAGGAAATTGCCGCTGCTGGCCTGTTTCGTGTGCTGCAACCCAAGCGTTGGGGCGGGTATGAGTTAGATCCTAGAGTGTTTTATCGTATCCAGATGACCTTGGCGCGGGGCTGTATGTCGACGGCTTGGATCTATGGGGTGATCGGGGTGCATAACTGGCAATTGCCCCTGTTTCCGGAGCAGGCTCAACAGGATGTCTGGAGCGATGATAACGCCACCTTGATTGCGTCCACTTATATGCCGGTGGGCCGGGCAGAAAAAGTGGATGGTGGTTATCGTTTTTCGGGGCGCTGGGGATTTTCCAGTGGTTGTGAGCATTGCCAATGGGTCTTTTTAGGCGGCATGTTGCCGAAAGAGGCTGATGGCGATGAGCTGGAGCATGTCACTTTCTTGCTGCCAAAATCGGATTTTACCATTGAACATAACTGGGATGTTCATGGCCTGCGGGGGACCGGCAGTCACGATATTGTGGTGAATAATGCATTTGTACCGGAACATCGCACCCAGCGTACCAATAATCATTCAGATATCGGCTGTCCTGGGCGAGCGACTAATCCAGGTTGGTTGTACCGCATTCCTTTTACTCAGGTATTCCAGCGGGCGGTATCATCGGCCTGTATTGGCGCGTTGGACGGTGCCATTGATGCTTTTCGAGAACGAGCCGGCGCCCATGTGGGAAAACATGGCAGTAAAACGGCTGAGGATGTGAATGCCCAGATGGCGGTGACAGAAGCCATGATGGCTGCCGATCAGCTGAAATTGGTGTTGATCCGCAATTATGCCCGCATTGTTGATTCGATCCGCAATAACGACCCAATGACAGTGGAAGAGCGCTTACTGCAGCGTGCCCAGTCGGCTCAGGTGCCGAAGGTCTGTGCCCAGCGTATGGATGATCTACTGCGGGCTTGCGCAGCATCCGGGCTGTATCGGGGGAACCCCATTGAGCGGATTTTCCGTGATATTAATCAGGCTCGCGGTCATATTGCCAATAATACCGATGCTTATCTGCGCGCCCATGGTGCGGTGATGTTGGGGCTACCCAATATGGATCCATTTGTTTAA
- a CDS encoding ferredoxin--NADP reductase, with translation MSSRYHALVVSQVIPETHDATSLVLTVPPELAERYQYKSGQFLTFKLPGQDGELLRCYSMSSSPALEQGLRVTIKRVAGGRASNYLCDHIGPGDRLQVMQPAGLFVVRDSSEHLLLCAGGSGITPVFSILQTVLHTGTGKIRLLYANRDESSVIFAAELKALVQAFPERLEVIHLLDSLSGVPSAALLSSLSDWQQQRAYICGPGAFMDAMETVLYQLGMDKSHIYIERFISPAAPTAKNSIDACDIESRADPAVAPASELAPDKQVNTEITQAIAEVELDGTVHHIVWRGDETLLDAAEKAGVELPYSCRSGMCASCMCEVTEGQVALQYNDVLDERDLQQNLTLSCQALPRTEKVKLRYT, from the coding sequence ATGTCATCCAGATATCATGCCCTGGTTGTCAGTCAGGTGATCCCGGAGACCCATGATGCCACGTCATTGGTCTTGACCGTGCCCCCTGAACTTGCAGAGCGGTATCAATATAAAAGCGGGCAGTTTTTAACCTTTAAACTGCCTGGCCAAGATGGTGAATTGCTGCGCTGTTACTCTATGTCCTCTAGCCCTGCGCTTGAGCAGGGGCTAAGGGTAACCATCAAACGGGTCGCTGGTGGTCGGGCATCTAATTATCTGTGTGATCATATCGGCCCCGGCGATCGCTTGCAGGTAATGCAACCTGCGGGGTTATTTGTGGTGCGTGATAGCAGTGAACATCTGTTGCTCTGCGCCGGTGGCAGTGGTATTACGCCGGTGTTTTCCATTTTGCAAACGGTACTACATACAGGCACGGGCAAGATCCGCTTGTTATATGCTAACCGGGATGAAAGTTCCGTCATTTTTGCCGCGGAGCTTAAAGCTTTGGTGCAAGCATTCCCCGAGCGGTTGGAAGTGATCCACCTGTTAGACAGTTTGAGCGGCGTCCCCAGTGCTGCATTATTAAGTTCACTGTCTGACTGGCAACAGCAAAGGGCCTATATCTGTGGTCCAGGCGCCTTTATGGATGCAATGGAGACTGTGCTGTACCAACTCGGGATGGATAAAAGCCACATCTATATTGAGCGCTTTATCTCCCCGGCAGCACCAACAGCTAAAAACAGTATTGATGCTTGTGATATCGAGTCTCGCGCTGACCCCGCCGTTGCGCCGGCGAGTGAACTTGCACCTGATAAACAAGTGAATACTGAGATTACCCAGGCCATTGCTGAGGTGGAGTTGGATGGCACTGTCCATCATATTGTCTGGCGCGGTGATGAAACCTTACTGGATGCGGCTGAAAAAGCCGGGGTTGAGTTACCCTATTCTTGCCGCAGTGGCATGTGCGCATCTTGCATGTGTGAGGTAACAGAAGGGCAGGTAGCATTACAGTATAATGATGTGCTGGATGAGCGGGACTTGCAGCAAAATCTGACTTTAAGCTGCCAAGCATTGCCACGCACTGAAAAAGTAAAATTGCGTTATACCTGA
- a CDS encoding CAP domain-containing protein → MKKIALILCCISLAGCDQSSTTENHQTKIETVKPTQNHLEHLLMAFKGVANGANFNRGNQNAIPLHPEQLYPLSGDYSEQTIPRRGPVTVWLNDTRLANNWHCYAVTHETQITRDVNGMTVNGEVQEYAYRFSHSDCGGPQLAKYTFDNALINDQLQIASGTISVSEQGRSHLLLQQALLQSRFNNQNTALFGPAWAELQAPYLAQAMHDDADLFDFNPATNVVTVKATTTTDAVIPYSCLNKDTLLAGQAFDGSTDSGIASTNWCRIVNIPHDTADSQKYQAVIAMNCARSTPRWCDAAGDMFAAGISPATHTLAWNDALTVGAQRNSQAMEDRHKQGHFVVENWAQNAFRIRLNNAIDPIFGYTHPRADGHINNAGANSWTGHAGHCQNVMSPRMHSFAVTWLPQEGSPVRSNWTEDFR, encoded by the coding sequence ATGAAAAAAATTGCTTTAATATTGTGCTGTATTTCTCTCGCAGGTTGTGATCAATCATCTACAACAGAAAACCATCAAACTAAAATAGAAACTGTTAAGCCAACTCAGAATCATCTAGAACATCTATTGATGGCATTCAAAGGGGTGGCAAATGGCGCCAATTTTAATCGTGGAAACCAAAATGCGATTCCATTACATCCGGAGCAACTTTATCCACTTTCCGGCGATTACAGTGAGCAAACTATACCTCGCCGTGGCCCGGTTACTGTATGGCTGAACGATACCCGTCTAGCCAATAACTGGCATTGTTACGCGGTAACCCATGAGACCCAAATCACTCGGGATGTCAACGGCATGACCGTAAATGGTGAGGTGCAGGAATATGCTTACCGTTTCAGTCACAGTGATTGTGGTGGTCCACAACTGGCTAAATACACGTTTGATAATGCATTAATCAATGATCAACTGCAGATTGCAAGTGGCACAATCAGTGTTTCCGAGCAAGGTCGCAGCCACCTGTTACTACAACAGGCCTTATTGCAGAGTCGATTTAACAATCAAAATACTGCCCTCTTTGGCCCAGCTTGGGCAGAGTTGCAAGCGCCATATCTGGCCCAAGCGATGCACGATGATGCAGATCTATTTGATTTTAATCCTGCAACTAATGTGGTCACAGTAAAAGCCACTACCACAACAGATGCCGTGATCCCTTATAGCTGTCTAAATAAGGACACTCTACTGGCAGGTCAAGCATTTGATGGTTCTACTGATAGCGGCATTGCATCAACTAACTGGTGCCGCATTGTGAATATTCCCCACGATACTGCGGACTCGCAAAAATATCAGGCCGTGATCGCCATGAACTGTGCCCGCTCCACCCCTCGTTGGTGTGATGCGGCTGGCGATATGTTTGCTGCCGGGATCTCCCCCGCTACCCATACTCTGGCTTGGAATGATGCACTCACCGTTGGCGCGCAGCGTAACTCTCAGGCGATGGAAGACCGACATAAACAAGGGCATTTTGTCGTAGAAAACTGGGCGCAAAATGCCTTCCGCATTCGGTTAAATAACGCCATTGACCCGATCTTTGGTTACACCCATCCCCGTGCCGATGGTCATATCAATAATGCCGGAGCCAACAGCTGGACCGGGCATGCCGGTCATTGTCAAAATGTCATGTCCCCAAGAATGCACAGTTTTGCAGTCACCTGGCTGCCACAAGAGGGTAGCCCGGTACGCAGTAACTGGACCGAAGATTTCCGTTAA
- a CDS encoding HMA2 domain-containing protein: MQNHIVKVLKLRRWVMLHHHIPGRIRLKYKLGILTQLVSFNTDKIEQAIAAIPAFKNYKINNTTHSILIEYDIGVIRPEWIDSLFSGSEKDAELACYAIAQQLNLDGEKNV; this comes from the coding sequence ATGCAAAATCATATTGTTAAAGTTTTAAAGTTAAGACGTTGGGTGATGCTTCATCATCACATTCCGGGTCGAATACGTTTGAAATATAAGTTAGGTATTTTGACCCAATTAGTATCATTTAATACTGATAAAATTGAGCAAGCCATTGCGGCAATTCCAGCGTTTAAAAATTACAAAATCAATAATACTACACACAGTATTTTAATTGAGTATGACATCGGCGTTATTCGTCCAGAATGGATTGATAGTTTATTTTCTGGTTCGGAAAAAGATGCAGAATTGGCATGTTATGCCATTGCTCAACAATTAAATTTAGATGGAGAGAAGAATGTATAA
- a CDS encoding YtxH domain-containing protein, with product MKNKPVYPNSYYVPYACPVPHPGHYHGHSHVHPYYPTATPQQTLTTEKSHKSKTHFAMGIAAGAAVMFLLGNNKVRQGVTATGGQAIHAVNSQIEELKEKLEDTQAELEYYRNLHRDEA from the coding sequence ATGAAAAATAAACCTGTATATCCAAATTCTTACTATGTTCCTTATGCATGTCCAGTACCCCACCCAGGACATTACCATGGGCATAGTCATGTTCATCCTTATTACCCAACCGCGACACCACAACAAACATTGACCACAGAAAAGTCGCACAAAAGTAAAACCCATTTTGCGATGGGGATTGCTGCTGGTGCTGCGGTGATGTTTTTATTGGGGAATAACAAAGTGCGTCAGGGCGTGACAGCTACCGGTGGTCAGGCAATTCATGCTGTTAATAGTCAAATAGAAGAACTGAAAGAAAAACTGGAAGATACCCAGGCAGAACTTGAGTATTACCGTAATCTGCACAGGGATGAAGCATGA
- a CDS encoding heavy metal translocating P-type ATPase, with product MIGLQVKHHFPGRIRFKVVALKQYRDIGDWIKQSLMAIQGIRDVRVNDGAYSIVIEYDKNLLNSKTVEARLAQLDLTLSQATDKDEHQFTRGDIAMNIIGTLSAAMLPQKWGALSTATLIAPTLLDGLNELKHKKVSVEVLDAIAIGLSAWRGDYQTAMMTQSLISLGEYLEQQTCRNSDQLLADLMHPTDCMVWQILPEGEKRQVSSTQLQEGDVIELTPGSAIPVDGIVIDGTALVNQSSLTGENLPVRRELDALVYAGTSIHEGSIKVRVEKVGSEATTAQIAKLIYDSLGEKSEIQQVTQDMANRRVKITLGIGAAVFALTQDINRVASVFLVDYSCALKLSTPVTFKSIMYRAAQQGILIKGGSAIEKLAAIDTCVFDKTGTLTYGDMEVTDVVPLCHSNSARDLLAITASVEEHSNHPLSQSIVNAAKHHELPHIEHGEVEYVIAHGLKSTLNGHCLVMGSRHFLERHEAVDFTEFEAEIDAYEQKGRHLIFISHQGRLIGMIGLRDHLREDVVQTLTSLREQGIKQLVMISGDRAYKANMLGDELKLDRVYAEATPKSKSSIIASLQQQGHKVMFVGDGLNDAPALTKADVGIAMCRGTELARQAADVVLLKDKLYGVAQTHQLAQIAMNMIHSNIKITEYVNSGIMLAAALGWLSPSVSALLHNGTTLAILGRSVAIKNPA from the coding sequence ATGATAGGGCTGCAGGTTAAGCACCATTTCCCCGGGCGAATTCGCTTCAAGGTTGTGGCGCTAAAACAGTATCGGGATATCGGTGACTGGATCAAGCAAAGTTTAATGGCGATTCAGGGGATCCGAGATGTGCGGGTCAATGATGGGGCCTACTCGATTGTCATTGAATATGATAAAAATTTGCTAAACAGCAAAACGGTGGAAGCGCGTTTAGCACAGTTAGATCTGACCTTGTCCCAAGCGACTGATAAGGACGAACACCAATTTACCCGTGGTGATATTGCCATGAATATTATTGGTACTTTGTCAGCAGCAATGTTGCCGCAAAAATGGGGGGCATTGAGTACCGCGACGTTAATTGCTCCTACTTTGCTTGACGGTCTTAATGAACTGAAACACAAAAAAGTATCCGTTGAAGTACTCGATGCCATCGCGATTGGTCTGTCTGCCTGGCGGGGTGATTATCAGACAGCCATGATGACCCAGAGCTTGATCAGTCTTGGCGAATATCTGGAGCAGCAAACCTGTCGCAATAGTGATCAATTGCTGGCTGATTTGATGCATCCGACGGACTGTATGGTATGGCAGATACTGCCAGAGGGAGAGAAACGCCAGGTTAGCTCAACTCAACTCCAAGAAGGTGATGTGATTGAGTTGACTCCGGGGAGCGCCATTCCTGTTGATGGTATTGTGATTGATGGTACTGCACTGGTAAATCAATCCTCTCTGACGGGGGAGAATTTACCTGTACGTAGAGAGTTGGATGCCCTCGTATACGCCGGAACCTCTATTCATGAAGGCAGTATTAAAGTGCGGGTGGAAAAAGTCGGGAGTGAGGCCACGACAGCCCAGATCGCGAAGTTGATTTATGATTCGCTGGGAGAAAAAAGCGAGATCCAACAAGTTACTCAAGATATGGCCAATCGACGGGTAAAAATTACCTTAGGGATTGGGGCGGCAGTGTTTGCATTAACGCAGGATATTAACCGAGTTGCTTCAGTGTTTTTGGTTGATTATTCCTGTGCGCTTAAGCTCAGTACGCCAGTAACTTTTAAATCAATAATGTACCGTGCAGCACAACAGGGAATTCTCATTAAAGGTGGGAGTGCCATTGAAAAGCTGGCAGCAATTGACACCTGTGTATTTGATAAGACAGGTACCCTGACTTACGGTGATATGGAAGTGACGGATGTGGTGCCTTTGTGTCACAGCAATAGTGCTCGGGATTTGCTCGCTATTACTGCATCAGTAGAAGAGCATAGTAATCATCCATTATCTCAATCCATTGTTAATGCCGCGAAACATCATGAATTGCCGCACATTGAACATGGCGAAGTGGAATATGTGATTGCTCATGGTCTAAAAAGCACGCTTAACGGCCACTGCTTGGTGATGGGCAGTCGTCATTTCCTTGAGCGACATGAGGCCGTTGATTTTACAGAATTTGAAGCTGAAATTGATGCGTATGAGCAAAAAGGTCGCCATCTTATTTTTATCTCCCATCAAGGACGGCTTATTGGCATGATTGGTCTGCGCGATCATCTGCGTGAAGATGTTGTCCAAACATTAACCAGTTTGCGTGAGCAGGGGATTAAACAATTGGTAATGATCTCCGGGGATAGGGCATATAAAGCCAATATGTTGGGGGATGAGCTTAAGTTAGACCGCGTTTACGCAGAAGCAACACCAAAAAGTAAATCCAGTATTATTGCTTCATTGCAACAACAGGGCCATAAGGTCATGTTTGTTGGTGATGGTCTAAATGATGCGCCTGCATTGACTAAAGCTGATGTCGGTATTGCCATGTGTCGAGGAACTGAGCTGGCCAGACAGGCTGCGGATGTTGTGCTACTGAAAGATAAACTCTATGGTGTGGCACAGACTCACCAACTTGCTCAGATTGCTATGAATATGATTCACAGCAATATTAAAATTACTGAGTATGTTAATAGCGGGATTATGCTGGCTGCCGCGTTGGGCTGGCTCAGCCCTTCGGTCAGTGCTCTGCTACACAATGGGACGACTCTTGCTATCTTAGGGCGCTCTGTTGCCATTAAAAATCCAGCCTAA
- a CDS encoding SDR family NAD(P)-dependent oxidoreductase has protein sequence MMDKHIAQRLTGKTAFVTGGGTGIGEATARRLAMEGACVVICGRRQQVLDEAVANIRTLGGNAHAVVADVSDEAALVQAMLGASEQYGGLDIVVNNAMAFTWGAITEMSTEDWHANFATSVDGTFWGTRTAMKLMQGRGGSIINVSSICGELGTAWMAGYSAAKAAVNNFSRAAAAEGAAENIRVNVVVPAVVETPATAGMLADEAARHNTEKLIPMGRVGQPDELAAAIAFLASDDAAYITGVSLPVDGGRSAVLVTALD, from the coding sequence ATGATGGATAAGCACATAGCACAGCGTCTAACAGGGAAAACCGCTTTTGTGACCGGAGGCGGGACAGGTATTGGTGAAGCAACTGCCCGCCGCTTAGCGATGGAAGGCGCTTGTGTGGTGATTTGTGGTCGCCGTCAGCAAGTGTTGGATGAGGCGGTGGCAAATATTCGCACGCTGGGCGGAAATGCCCACGCTGTCGTGGCTGATGTCAGTGATGAAGCAGCATTGGTGCAAGCTATGCTGGGGGCATCTGAGCAATATGGTGGGTTAGATATTGTCGTTAATAACGCCATGGCCTTTACCTGGGGTGCCATTACTGAAATGAGTACTGAAGACTGGCATGCCAATTTCGCCACATCAGTGGATGGCACCTTTTGGGGAACCCGCACGGCGATGAAGCTGATGCAGGGACGCGGTGGCAGTATTATCAATGTCTCGTCGATTTGCGGCGAGCTTGGTACGGCTTGGATGGCGGGGTACTCTGCGGCAAAGGCGGCAGTGAATAACTTTTCCCGCGCGGCTGCAGCAGAAGGCGCTGCGGAGAATATTCGTGTGAATGTTGTGGTTCCAGCTGTGGTGGAAACCCCAGCCACAGCGGGCATGCTTGCCGATGAAGCTGCCCGCCATAATACGGAGAAATTGATCCCGATGGGCCGAGTCGGGCAGCCCGATGAGCTGGCGGCAGCGATTGCGTTTCTAGCCAGCGATGATGCCGCTTATATTACCGGTGTCAGTTTACCGGTTGATGGTGGTCGCTCGGCCGTGTTGGTTACCGCATTAGATTAA
- a CDS encoding alkene reductase — protein sequence MMTTNTPSPHDVNSHVHEKCNPLLTPVTLGTLALSNRVIMAPMTRNRASADGVPTPEMVTHYQDRASAGLIVAEGTWPVKAGQAYNRQPGIETPAQIAAWRDVTDAVHNQGGKIVLQIMHAGRIGSHHIKGETTDHIAPSAVQARGEVYTDAAGMQPFDSPRALTLDEISEVVEQHRQAAVNASAAGFDGVELHCTSGYLPMQFLCHSTNQREDEYGGSPQQRCRFALECLAAMVEVFGPGRVGLRVNPGNRFNDTDDPCPKTLHDTLLRQALKLDLAYLHIMRSPLEEIDAFALAKAACLDTGRDCALILNDSFSPTSGADAIAAGRGAAVSFARHFIANPDLVARIAAGQPLAKFDRRTLYTPGAQGYNDYPTMDLAVEA from the coding sequence ATGATGACCACTAATACCCCATCGCCTCACGACGTTAACAGTCATGTGCATGAAAAGTGCAACCCATTACTCACGCCGGTTACCTTAGGCACATTGGCTTTGTCTAATCGGGTCATTATGGCTCCCATGACCCGGAACCGGGCATCAGCCGATGGCGTACCAACGCCAGAGATGGTGACACATTACCAGGATCGCGCCAGTGCCGGGCTGATTGTGGCTGAAGGAACTTGGCCGGTCAAAGCCGGTCAGGCATATAATCGTCAGCCGGGTATTGAAACCCCGGCGCAAATTGCAGCCTGGCGCGATGTTACCGATGCGGTGCACAATCAGGGCGGTAAAATTGTATTGCAAATTATGCATGCCGGTCGTATTGGTAGCCACCATATTAAAGGGGAGACCACCGACCATATTGCCCCCAGTGCTGTGCAGGCTCGGGGTGAAGTGTATACAGATGCTGCCGGTATGCAGCCGTTTGATAGCCCTCGGGCGTTAACGCTGGATGAGATTAGTGAGGTTGTCGAGCAGCACCGTCAGGCTGCGGTGAATGCCAGTGCTGCCGGGTTTGATGGGGTAGAGCTGCATTGCACCAGTGGTTATCTGCCGATGCAGTTTTTGTGTCACAGCACTAATCAGCGTGAGGATGAATATGGCGGTAGTCCGCAGCAGCGTTGTCGCTTTGCCTTAGAATGTCTCGCCGCCATGGTTGAGGTGTTTGGCCCGGGGAGGGTCGGACTGAGGGTCAATCCTGGTAATCGTTTTAATGATACGGACGATCCTTGCCCCAAAACCTTGCATGACACCTTGCTGCGTCAGGCACTTAAACTGGATTTAGCTTATCTGCATATTATGCGCTCGCCCCTTGAAGAGATAGACGCCTTTGCGCTCGCGAAAGCGGCCTGTCTTGATACGGGACGGGATTGCGCCCTGATCCTTAACGACAGTTTTTCCCCCACCAGTGGTGCTGACGCCATTGCTGCTGGCCGTGGCGCTGCGGTGTCCTTTGCCCGCCACTTTATTGCTAACCCGGATTTAGTTGCCCGCATTGCTGCAGGTCAGCCGTTAGCAAAATTTGACCGCCGTACCCTGTATACCCCTGGGGCACAGGGCTATAACGATTATCCCACCATGGATTTGGCAGTTGAGGCCTGA
- a CDS encoding electron transfer flavoprotein subunit beta/FixA family protein yields MKVLVPVKRVVDYNVKVRVKSDGSGVDLDNVKMSMNPFDEIAVEEAVRLKEAGTASEVIVVSIGSKGCQETLRTALAVGADRAIHIEAPDGLEPLAVAKCLKKIVQQQSPELVILGKQAIDDDCNQTGQMLAALLGWSQGTFASALVPGEGIATVTREVDGGLETLQLNLPAIVTCDLRLNEPRYASLLNIMKAKRKPMDTVPVDELGVDISPRLTAVNYAAPKGRSGGVKVSDVAELLEKLRSEARVL; encoded by the coding sequence ATGAAAGTATTGGTCCCGGTTAAGCGGGTTGTGGATTATAACGTAAAAGTCAGGGTGAAATCCGATGGCTCAGGGGTGGATCTGGACAATGTCAAAATGTCTATGAATCCTTTTGATGAGATTGCCGTGGAGGAGGCGGTACGACTCAAAGAAGCGGGTACTGCCTCAGAGGTAATCGTGGTCAGCATCGGCAGTAAAGGTTGTCAGGAAACCTTGCGCACAGCATTGGCGGTCGGCGCTGATCGGGCCATTCATATTGAGGCGCCGGACGGACTGGAGCCACTGGCTGTTGCCAAGTGCCTGAAAAAAATCGTGCAGCAGCAGTCGCCAGAACTGGTGATCCTAGGCAAGCAGGCCATTGATGACGACTGTAATCAGACTGGGCAGATGCTGGCTGCTCTGTTGGGTTGGTCTCAGGGGACATTCGCCTCAGCATTGGTTCCGGGTGAGGGCATAGCGACAGTTACCCGTGAAGTTGATGGGGGCTTAGAGACCCTGCAACTGAATTTGCCTGCCATCGTTACCTGTGATCTGCGCTTGAATGAACCCAGATATGCCTCTTTGCTCAATATTATGAAAGCCAAGCGTAAACCAATGGATACAGTGCCGGTAGATGAGCTGGGGGTGGATATCTCACCTCGTCTGACGGCGGTGAATTATGCCGCGCCAAAAGGGCGTAGCGGTGGGGTAAAAGTTTCGGATGTTGCTGAACTGCTTGAAAAATTACGCAGTGAAGCCCGGGTACTTTAA